Proteins from one Brevibacillus humidisoli genomic window:
- a CDS encoding FAD-dependent oxidoreductase, which translates to MREQHADIVIVGGGTGGCAAALAAAKLGKQVVMTEETNWIGGQLTSQGVPPDEHPWIEQFGCTRSYRAFRNGVRDYYRRHFPLTPAARAHPYLNPGNGWVSRLCHEPRAALSVLQQMLAPYVHSGRVTILTRHRLISAQTADDRIISITVESAESGDRLELAAPYILDATESGDVLPLAGVEYVTGAESVEQTGEPHAVQGEPQPMDMQAFTHCFAIDYHQGEDHTIEKPESYHFWREYKPDFWPDKLLSWTGMRPDTHEPITYELFPGTNRPSLYDYRQIADKHNFSGGLYPSSISMVNWPQNDFWLGPVIEVSEKERQRHLYQAKQLSLSLLYWLQTEAPRPDGKQGYPGLRLRKDVFGTEDGLAIAPYLRESRRIKAEFTVLEQHLSPTCRPDGKAETFPDAVGIGCYRIDLHPSTGNRPYLYIPSLPYQIPLGCLIPIRVDNLLPACKNAGVTHITNGCFRLHPVEWNIGEAAGYIAAYCLERKLSPRSVRNDPQELAEFQRLLTREGVELSWPSMRAV; encoded by the coding sequence ATGCGTGAACAACATGCCGACATCGTCATCGTCGGCGGCGGTACCGGTGGATGTGCTGCCGCCCTAGCAGCTGCCAAACTGGGCAAGCAAGTAGTCATGACGGAAGAAACCAACTGGATCGGTGGTCAACTGACCAGCCAAGGAGTACCTCCTGATGAACATCCCTGGATTGAACAGTTTGGATGTACCCGCAGTTATCGAGCCTTTCGCAACGGTGTCCGCGACTATTACCGACGCCACTTTCCACTGACGCCTGCTGCGAGAGCCCATCCCTATCTAAACCCGGGCAACGGTTGGGTCAGCCGACTCTGTCATGAGCCGCGAGCGGCTCTTTCCGTCCTGCAGCAGATGCTTGCACCGTATGTTCACAGCGGCAGGGTGACGATATTGACTCGGCATCGGCTCATCTCTGCTCAGACGGCGGACGACCGGATCATCTCGATCACAGTGGAAAGCGCGGAAAGCGGTGATCGGCTGGAACTAGCCGCCCCCTATATCTTGGATGCCACCGAATCAGGCGACGTCCTGCCGCTCGCAGGTGTCGAGTATGTAACGGGTGCGGAATCAGTGGAGCAGACCGGGGAGCCGCACGCTGTCCAGGGAGAGCCGCAGCCGATGGACATGCAGGCGTTTACCCACTGTTTCGCCATCGACTACCACCAGGGGGAAGATCATACCATCGAGAAACCGGAGTCCTACCACTTTTGGCGCGAATACAAGCCCGATTTCTGGCCAGACAAGCTGCTCAGCTGGACGGGGATGCGGCCTGACACACACGAACCGATAACGTATGAGCTGTTTCCGGGCACCAACCGTCCCTCTCTGTATGACTACCGTCAGATTGCCGACAAGCACAATTTTTCAGGAGGGCTATACCCCAGCAGCATCTCGATGGTCAACTGGCCGCAAAACGATTTCTGGCTCGGGCCCGTGATCGAGGTGAGTGAAAAGGAACGGCAGCGCCACCTCTACCAGGCGAAGCAGCTAAGCCTGTCCTTGCTCTACTGGCTGCAGACAGAAGCGCCACGGCCAGATGGCAAGCAGGGGTACCCCGGACTTCGTCTGCGAAAAGACGTTTTTGGAACCGAAGACGGGCTGGCCATCGCTCCCTATCTGCGCGAATCGAGACGAATCAAGGCAGAGTTCACCGTGCTTGAGCAGCACCTCAGCCCGACTTGCCGACCAGATGGCAAGGCCGAGACCTTCCCTGATGCCGTCGGGATCGGCTGCTATCGGATCGATCTGCACCCCAGCACGGGCAATCGGCCGTACCTGTACATCCCATCCTTGCCGTACCAGATACCACTCGGCTGCCTGATTCCAATACGGGTGGACAATCTGCTGCCGGCCTGCAAAAATGCCGGGGTAACCCATATCACAAACGGCTGCTTCCGGCTCCACCCCGTAGAGTGGAACATAGGAGAAGCAGCCGGGTACATTGCCGCATACTGCCTGGAGAGGAAGCTCTCCCCCCGATCGGTCCGCAACGATCCGCAGGAGTTGGCTGAATTCCAGCGGCTGCTGACACGCGAAGGGGTGGAACTGTCCTGGCCCTCCATGCGCGCGGTGTAA
- a CDS encoding ArsR/SmtB family transcription factor → MSNGSNSGSNKAVPISIEQQKLLASAIRIQILHAIAEVPRTAKQVADLLRQTPGNIHYHMQRLADGGLIKLVETREVSGIVEKYYQSVGTVFHPQLVGESPDPSDPPIKSQLMLTEQQIEQLKDEMVQLLLKWERIIPQAPTDRLKEVSVGVMIREVMKGEAEQGIQRGEGDHPDRGREDTNPREGEEHR, encoded by the coding sequence ATGTCCAACGGTTCAAACAGTGGTTCAAACAAAGCAGTTCCGATTTCCATCGAACAGCAGAAGCTGTTGGCTAGTGCCATCCGCATCCAAATCCTGCATGCGATTGCGGAGGTGCCGCGCACCGCCAAGCAGGTGGCCGATCTGCTGCGGCAGACACCGGGAAACATCCACTACCATATGCAGCGTCTGGCTGACGGTGGCCTGATCAAGCTGGTGGAAACACGAGAGGTGTCGGGGATTGTGGAAAAGTACTATCAGTCGGTGGGGACCGTTTTTCATCCCCAATTGGTAGGTGAAAGTCCCGATCCTTCTGATCCGCCGATCAAATCGCAGTTGATGCTCACGGAGCAGCAGATCGAGCAACTCAAGGATGAGATGGTGCAACTGCTGCTGAAGTGGGAGAGAATCATCCCTCAAGCGCCGACGGACCGTCTGAAGGAAGTGTCAGTAGGGGTAATGATCAGAGAAGTGATGAAGGGCGAAGCCGAGCAGGGCATACAGCGCGGGGAAGGGGATCATCCGGACAGAGGACGGGAAGATACGAATCCGAGAGAGGGGGAGGAGCATCGATGA
- a CDS encoding MFS transporter — translation MSAASQVLPAGLWHTRYRYLFFSRTLKDIAENFVSIAVVWLLIESGGDAVSTSLLFLCILLPQMLLSSVVTPLLSRGQLHRWMFASDLFRGLLVLLIPICFYLGSLPLWLFFLVASMESAIGAFYNPASVALLPRVTHSSQLQQANAFLQSSSQVVSLLGLAGAGALVTLLSASATLVIAAVVFVLSAFIILLARPDKEQHSAEAGSITTEKRPYHQRVGEGFRIVKKHKLIFGLAVFAIFLNLGSAPFLSLSAIFVAEDLGGDAATLTLLRASIALGALLMGLLLTRITIKRQGLLFVWAGIISGLAYLLVGLSPWLWMIVVSCFLFGVTQTAINVPEMMIVQTTVPQHQQAQVYGVLMTISFALLPFAIIAAGPLAAAYSSSMIIAAGGVLIVISGVLVYLFTPLAKLQLEDESSAALRDDRAGQLG, via the coding sequence ATGAGCGCCGCTTCACAAGTGCTGCCAGCCGGGTTATGGCATACGCGCTACCGTTATTTGTTCTTCTCCCGCACATTGAAGGACATCGCCGAAAACTTTGTCTCCATCGCTGTCGTCTGGCTGCTCATTGAAAGTGGCGGTGACGCGGTCAGTACATCTCTCTTGTTTCTCTGTATACTGCTGCCGCAGATGCTGCTCAGTTCCGTCGTCACCCCGCTGCTGTCGCGAGGACAACTGCATCGCTGGATGTTCGCCTCTGACCTGTTTCGCGGATTGCTCGTGCTACTGATACCCATCTGTTTCTACCTGGGCAGCCTGCCATTGTGGCTGTTCTTCCTGGTTGCCTCGATGGAGTCAGCGATCGGTGCTTTCTACAACCCTGCATCCGTTGCGCTGCTGCCGAGAGTAACGCACTCATCACAGCTTCAACAGGCCAATGCTTTCCTGCAATCTTCCAGCCAAGTGGTCTCCCTGCTCGGGCTGGCTGGTGCAGGTGCGCTGGTCACACTGCTTTCCGCCAGCGCGACATTGGTGATTGCAGCTGTTGTATTTGTATTGTCTGCTTTTATCATCTTGTTAGCTAGGCCAGATAAGGAGCAGCATTCAGCTGAAGCGGGATCTATTACGACAGAAAAAAGACCCTACCATCAACGCGTAGGGGAAGGTTTCCGAATCGTCAAAAAACATAAGTTGATCTTCGGTTTAGCCGTGTTTGCCATTTTCCTGAACCTGGGAAGTGCACCGTTTCTCTCCCTCTCGGCCATTTTTGTCGCGGAGGATCTAGGGGGTGATGCAGCGACGCTGACGCTGCTGCGCGCTAGTATCGCGCTTGGTGCCTTGTTGATGGGGCTTCTGCTGACAAGGATCACGATCAAGCGGCAGGGATTGCTTTTTGTATGGGCAGGTATCATCAGCGGCTTGGCTTATTTGCTCGTCGGGTTGTCGCCGTGGTTATGGATGATTGTCGTTTCCTGTTTTCTCTTTGGTGTAACCCAGACCGCGATAAACGTCCCGGAAATGATGATCGTCCAGACGACTGTGCCGCAGCATCAACAGGCCCAAGTATACGGCGTACTGATGACGATCAGCTTCGCTCTGCTGCCGTTTGCGATTATCGCGGCGGGCCCCTTGGCAGCAGCTTATAGCTCCAGCATGATCATCGCTGCAGGCGGCGTGTTGATTGTGATAAGTGGTGTACTGGTCTACCTGTTCACACCGTTGGCAAAGCTGCAGCTCGAAGATGAGTCATCTGCTGCGTTGAGGGATGATCGAGCCGGTCAGCTAGGCTGA
- a CDS encoding MFS transporter: MSSKLLAVLALCSFFVGLDSIITVPLLPEMTQSANMPEKLGALLVTAYALVYMLSAPLFGALSDRWGRKRLILCGMLVLGVGTLLTGWASSFPALLAFRALTGLGAGMIEPTVFALIGDRVPYEQRGRATGIVMGALIGSTLFGVPLGTYFAQFGSWRWTFWGIGILAFVVLLVISWGIPQDRPQKSAAGAASGLLGRSFRAALSSRSVFFALLSTFLWFGALQGMFSNIGTYYHLTFQLDVRQIGLILMLAGFGSVLGNVIGGRMADKLGKKVVIGLASIACAFGVLGISLIEASIATAIMVHVAWATAFGFGQAALTALASELHPEVRGTVMSLNSSAMYAGMVVASAASAPLLQQIGFAPIGVMCALASLLVWPISRAIREQHPVSVSQR; encoded by the coding sequence ATGTCATCCAAACTGCTTGCTGTTCTTGCCCTCTGCTCGTTTTTCGTCGGACTTGACTCGATCATTACCGTTCCACTACTGCCCGAGATGACTCAATCTGCCAACATGCCTGAAAAGCTTGGGGCGCTGCTGGTAACGGCGTATGCACTCGTCTATATGCTGTCAGCACCGCTGTTCGGGGCGCTTTCCGATCGCTGGGGACGCAAACGACTAATCCTCTGTGGGATGCTGGTGCTTGGTGTCGGTACGCTGCTGACAGGATGGGCGAGCAGTTTTCCCGCGCTGCTTGCTTTTCGGGCCCTAACCGGACTTGGTGCAGGGATGATTGAACCGACGGTGTTTGCCCTGATCGGCGACCGCGTCCCTTACGAACAGCGCGGACGGGCAACAGGCATTGTGATGGGTGCGCTGATCGGTTCCACACTGTTTGGGGTGCCGCTGGGCACGTACTTTGCCCAATTCGGCTCATGGCGCTGGACCTTCTGGGGGATTGGCATCCTGGCCTTTGTCGTTTTGCTCGTGATCTCGTGGGGCATTCCCCAGGACCGGCCGCAGAAGTCTGCAGCGGGAGCAGCATCCGGCTTGTTGGGTCGCTCGTTCCGGGCGGCACTCTCGAGTCGTTCCGTCTTTTTTGCGCTGCTCTCTACCTTCCTTTGGTTTGGCGCCCTGCAAGGGATGTTTTCCAACATCGGGACCTATTATCATCTGACGTTCCAGCTTGACGTCCGGCAGATCGGCCTCATTCTGATGCTGGCCGGATTCGGCAGTGTACTAGGAAATGTGATTGGCGGCAGAATGGCTGACAAACTGGGGAAAAAAGTGGTCATCGGGTTGGCCAGCATCGCCTGCGCCTTTGGCGTCCTCGGCATTTCTCTGATAGAGGCAAGTATCGCCACGGCGATCATGGTCCATGTGGCCTGGGCTACGGCTTTTGGCTTTGGGCAGGCGGCCTTGACCGCACTGGCGTCCGAACTGCACCCAGAAGTGCGAGGAACGGTGATGTCGCTCAACAGTTCCGCGATGTACGCCGGCATGGTCGTCGCTTCTGCCGCTTCTGCACCCTTGCTGCAGCAGATTGGCTTTGCTCCGATTGGCGTGATGTGTGCACTAGCGTCTCTGCTGGTCTGGCCGATCTCTCGGGCGATCAGAGAACAGCATCCTGTGTCCGTTTCCCAGCGGTAA
- a CDS encoding MarR family winged helix-turn-helix transcriptional regulator, whose product MHAPILPVDLFLRLYKTNATLVRRLEERLHPLDLTLGRLCLLVALRGTEQPMLPSELSDDLAVTRANVSGLLNALERLEMVQRVFDQTDRRRILVHLTEKGRQTLEAAWPIYEEAISSGLGRLTVDEQQTFLQLLKKLESF is encoded by the coding sequence TTGCACGCGCCGATCCTACCCGTAGACCTCTTCCTCCGCCTGTACAAAACAAACGCCACACTGGTTCGCCGATTAGAAGAGCGGCTGCATCCGCTTGACCTCACTCTGGGCCGCTTATGTCTGCTGGTGGCGCTGCGGGGCACGGAGCAGCCCATGCTTCCTTCCGAGCTCAGTGACGATTTGGCCGTGACCCGGGCCAATGTGAGCGGACTGCTCAATGCGCTGGAGCGGCTGGAGATGGTGCAGCGGGTATTTGACCAAACCGACCGCCGCCGAATCCTGGTCCACCTGACCGAGAAAGGCAGGCAGACATTGGAGGCTGCGTGGCCGATTTACGAAGAAGCTATCTCGTCCGGTCTGGGGCGTCTGACAGTTGATGAGCAGCAGACCTTTCTGCAGCTGTTAAAAAAGCTGGAATCCTTCTAA
- a CDS encoding spore germination protein — MRNYRKWVKKAGKGTRTEQATQRGDFLSSDLASNEQMLLQLFSHAPDLALRHLQIHSGEELLLVYLEDMVDKVSLNDQILRPLLYEIGSTSELFQITLPIGKVRSTRSWEKVEEALFDGNSVLFIEGHGSALVFQNQGWPQRQITEPQNESTLKGGHQGFVETASRNIALIRRYLPNRQLKIQQYIVGKRSRTEVSLLFLQDIVNPQFVTEIEDRVQQIDVDAMINSGELVEFIEDHPFTLFPQFLLTERPDSVASHLLQGRIALVVDRSPAVLIGPASFPVYFQSVDDYSTRWMIASFLRILRLFAFFIAISLPSLYIAMVSFHYEVIPLDLLISVGESREQVPFPPILEALLMEFPLEMLREAGLRLPAPIGQTIGVVGGIVIGQAAVQAGIVSNIMVIIVALTAIASFIVPDHDMASAIRLVRFPMMISAALFGMIGISIGLMILIAHLISLESLGMPYGTPNSPMRLQDWKDTWIRFPLWKMNKRPLSTDPKQGRRQQAASRKSGDR, encoded by the coding sequence ATGCGTAACTACCGCAAGTGGGTCAAAAAGGCAGGAAAAGGTACCCGGACTGAACAAGCGACACAGAGAGGAGATTTCTTGTCGTCAGATCTGGCCAGCAATGAACAGATGTTGCTCCAGCTTTTTTCCCATGCACCTGACCTGGCATTGCGCCACTTGCAGATACACTCCGGGGAGGAGTTGCTGCTCGTCTATCTGGAAGATATGGTTGACAAGGTGTCTCTTAACGACCAGATATTGCGGCCGCTTCTCTATGAAATCGGTTCGACAAGCGAGTTGTTCCAGATCACGCTGCCGATCGGAAAGGTCCGTTCGACTCGCTCGTGGGAGAAAGTCGAGGAGGCTCTGTTTGACGGAAACAGTGTGCTGTTCATCGAAGGGCACGGCAGCGCACTCGTCTTTCAGAATCAGGGGTGGCCGCAACGGCAGATCACAGAACCGCAGAATGAATCTACATTAAAGGGCGGACACCAGGGTTTTGTCGAAACCGCTTCGAGAAACATTGCGCTGATTCGCAGATACTTGCCTAACCGTCAGTTGAAGATACAGCAGTACATAGTTGGAAAACGGAGCAGAACAGAGGTTTCGCTGCTGTTTTTGCAGGACATCGTCAATCCTCAGTTCGTCACCGAAATAGAGGATCGCGTTCAACAGATTGATGTGGATGCGATGATTAATAGCGGCGAATTGGTGGAGTTTATTGAAGATCATCCCTTTACCTTGTTCCCGCAGTTCCTGCTGACCGAACGGCCCGATTCCGTAGCATCCCATCTATTGCAAGGACGTATCGCTTTAGTGGTCGACCGCTCCCCAGCAGTATTAATAGGGCCGGCCTCCTTCCCTGTTTATTTTCAAAGTGTGGACGATTATAGCACTCGCTGGATGATCGCCTCTTTTTTGCGGATCCTACGCTTATTTGCCTTTTTTATTGCCATAAGTCTGCCATCCCTGTACATTGCGATGGTCTCATTTCACTATGAAGTGATTCCGCTGGATCTGTTGATTTCGGTTGGCGAATCGCGCGAACAGGTTCCCTTTCCGCCGATTTTGGAAGCGCTGTTAATGGAATTCCCATTGGAAATGCTGCGTGAAGCAGGTCTCAGGCTGCCGGCCCCAATCGGTCAGACGATTGGCGTAGTCGGCGGAATTGTGATTGGGCAGGCAGCGGTACAGGCCGGGATCGTCAGCAATATCATGGTGATCATCGTAGCGTTGACAGCGATTGCTTCCTTTATCGTCCCCGATCATGATATGGCGTCAGCAATCCGCTTGGTTCGCTTTCCGATGATGATCAGCGCTGCCTTGTTCGGCATGATCGGCATCAGTATTGGCTTGATGATTTTGATTGCTCATCTGATTTCGCTTGAATCACTGGGGATGCCTTACGGTACACCAAACTCCCCCATGCGGCTTCAGGATTGGAAAGATACATGGATCCGTTTTCCACTATGGAAAATGAACAAACGTCCCCTCTCAACGGATCCTAAACAGGGCAGGCGACAACAAGCAGCGAGCCGAAAGAGTGGTGACCGCTAG
- a CDS encoding GerAB/ArcD/ProY family transporter → MRRYAYNQLSLTQYIFTIYKTQVGIGVLSLPRDLAETSGADGWIAILLGWMLAVCTSLVVIKVMEKNPQDTLYDLFPKYFGKWIGTGLSVIWILYGLFGASVVFFTILNVMRVWILPNTKQFALTLLFLLPIYMITRHGLLVIGRFAEFVYLGTLWMPLILLFAMRDTEWLNLIPIAREGLLPILKTVKATALSFLGFELALFYYPFLRDKKKAYKGIIIANTLSMIIFLLVTLLSYIRFSQPEIMDAIWPTLNLLKLIQFPFLERLEIVFLSFYLFVLFMTVIPYLYVSVFGTSYLLGRQDHRAHLRIVVFIWIVISCWFVPDYDQVTQLQKVWGSVGLFLAFLFPLLLWLYSRIYGSWRKEALQ, encoded by the coding sequence GTGAGGAGATACGCATACAACCAACTCTCTTTGACGCAGTACATCTTTACGATTTACAAAACCCAGGTGGGGATAGGAGTTTTGTCGCTGCCGCGCGATCTGGCCGAGACGTCCGGGGCGGATGGGTGGATTGCGATCCTGCTCGGGTGGATGCTGGCCGTATGTACCAGCCTCGTCGTCATCAAAGTGATGGAGAAAAACCCGCAGGATACGTTGTACGATTTGTTTCCCAAGTACTTTGGCAAGTGGATTGGCACCGGACTGTCGGTGATCTGGATCTTATATGGCTTGTTCGGTGCAAGCGTGGTCTTTTTTACGATCCTTAATGTGATGCGAGTCTGGATTTTGCCTAACACCAAGCAATTCGCCCTGACTCTTCTATTTCTACTGCCGATTTACATGATCACCCGGCACGGCTTGCTGGTCATCGGACGGTTTGCCGAGTTCGTCTACCTGGGTACGCTGTGGATGCCGCTCATCTTGCTGTTTGCCATGCGGGATACGGAATGGCTCAATCTCATACCGATTGCCAGGGAGGGACTGCTTCCGATTCTCAAGACCGTTAAGGCGACGGCCCTCTCCTTTCTAGGTTTTGAGCTGGCGCTGTTTTATTATCCCTTTCTCAGGGATAAAAAGAAGGCGTACAAAGGGATTATCATCGCCAACACGTTGTCGATGATAATCTTTCTATTAGTGACACTGCTTAGTTATATCAGATTTAGTCAGCCGGAGATTATGGATGCTATTTGGCCTACGCTCAATCTGCTCAAACTGATTCAGTTTCCATTTCTGGAACGCTTGGAGATTGTGTTCCTCTCGTTTTACCTGTTTGTCCTGTTTATGACTGTAATCCCCTACCTCTATGTGTCCGTATTCGGGACGAGTTATCTGCTCGGTAGGCAGGATCATCGCGCTCATCTGCGGATTGTCGTTTTCATCTGGATCGTGATCTCCTGCTGGTTTGTTCCTGATTACGATCAAGTGACCCAACTGCAAAAGGTGTGGGGGAGCGTTGGCTTGTTTCTGGCCTTTCTTTTTCCGCTCTTGCTTTGGCTGTACAGTAGGATATATGGGTCATGGCGAAAGGAAGCGTTGCAATGA
- a CDS encoding Ger(x)C family spore germination C-terminal domain-containing protein encodes MAEQIRQDCDRLIKKIQQHQIDPIGLGVYAQAWQYSHWKEAADDWGKALSKAKIRIQPVVHIRGFGVSM; translated from the coding sequence ATGGCTGAGCAAATCAGGCAAGATTGCGATCGGTTGATCAAAAAAATCCAACAACATCAGATCGATCCGATTGGCTTGGGTGTCTATGCCCAGGCATGGCAGTACAGCCATTGGAAAGAAGCGGCGGACGATTGGGGGAAGGCCTTGTCAAAAGCGAAGATAAGGATTCAACCGGTTGTTCACATCCGCGGATTTGGTGTATCGATGTAG
- a CDS encoding DUF2935 domain-containing protein: MSEKPITTWEEHQFWLKILEDHAHFVHDYLSPSEYHWVRAASAYIAAFARLREQLRQIPPDLPTESDAMAALSREIYPFASGYYQLEGQLQQLRICNAINVNLSPTYFNGTLDENQEYLRQLEWYMKGEEPPELPLVELFELWLEDQAGHALLLAGGMDPVEREIIEQARTFADRFSFYLLKNRQMRDYLRFTRPMFPAQQVFAQQVAQTVLAFTQLVMMVIDRYRDDEVLNKLTLRFLEHHLPEACYFLRKLAPYLPEDFALPDCQFSKPYFS, from the coding sequence ATGTCTGAAAAGCCAATCACCACCTGGGAAGAGCACCAATTCTGGCTAAAGATTCTGGAAGATCACGCCCACTTCGTGCACGATTACCTCTCCCCTAGTGAATATCACTGGGTGCGAGCCGCATCCGCCTATATAGCAGCGTTTGCCCGCCTGAGAGAACAACTCAGACAAATCCCTCCCGATCTGCCAACCGAGTCGGATGCGATGGCTGCTCTCTCCCGCGAGATTTATCCGTTCGCTTCCGGTTACTACCAATTGGAAGGACAACTCCAGCAATTGCGCATCTGCAATGCGATCAATGTCAACCTCAGCCCTACTTATTTCAATGGAACACTCGATGAGAACCAGGAATACCTTCGTCAGCTGGAATGGTACATGAAAGGTGAAGAACCACCAGAGCTGCCATTGGTGGAGTTATTCGAATTATGGCTGGAGGATCAGGCTGGCCACGCCTTGCTGTTGGCCGGGGGAATGGACCCGGTGGAACGAGAGATCATTGAACAGGCGAGGACGTTCGCCGATCGGTTCAGCTTTTACTTGCTCAAAAACAGACAGATGCGCGACTATCTCCGTTTCACCAGACCAATGTTTCCTGCTCAGCAGGTGTTTGCGCAACAAGTCGCCCAAACCGTGCTGGCCTTTACCCAGTTGGTGATGATGGTGATCGACAGATACCGGGATGACGAAGTGCTCAACAAACTAACGCTCCGCTTTCTAGAACATCACCTGCCGGAAGCCTGCTATTTTCTGCGAAAACTGGCACCTTATCTGCCTGAAGACTTTGCTCTGCCGGATTGCCAATTCAGCAAGCCGTACTTTTCTTGA
- a CDS encoding anhydro-N-acetylmuramic acid kinase, translating into MSIVNRRDWRLYREKQEHLLVGLMSGTSLDGVDAALVSIHTDAAGEIEKTTLQAFHYVPYGEELRKRLLALCNLDTARLDELVVAHFGLAEWYAYAVRQLLEQAGVSSDQVDAVCVHGQTVWHIAGTTPFPGPQGEMPVRASLQIGELSTLAERIGIPVIGNFRARDLAAGGEGAPLVPYADLILFRDPQKGRLLQNIGGIGNVTVIPAAAGLDQIYAFDTGPGNMLIDELVNRETGGRERFDASGRIASAGRVCEELLHQFLQDEYYQMPPPKSTGREVYGRGFADRFVSEGEKLQLAFADLIATATALTARTITDAYRQHVFPQVNIKEVIVSGGGAHNLTLLEMMRRDLPSDVTLTTTAEYGVPDDAKEAVAFAILGHETLMDRPSNVPSVTGASRPVILGNVCW; encoded by the coding sequence TTGTCTATCGTAAATCGCCGTGACTGGCGATTGTACAGGGAAAAGCAGGAGCATCTGCTAGTCGGTTTGATGTCGGGAACATCACTTGATGGTGTGGATGCTGCGCTCGTTTCCATTCATACAGATGCTGCAGGGGAGATTGAAAAGACGACCTTGCAGGCATTTCATTACGTTCCGTACGGGGAGGAGTTGCGGAAGAGGCTGTTGGCTCTTTGCAATCTGGATACGGCCCGTCTTGACGAGTTGGTCGTTGCTCATTTTGGTTTGGCTGAGTGGTATGCCTACGCTGTTCGGCAGCTGCTGGAGCAGGCTGGCGTCTCCTCTGACCAAGTAGATGCCGTCTGTGTCCATGGTCAGACTGTATGGCACATCGCAGGAACAACCCCTTTTCCCGGTCCACAGGGGGAAATGCCGGTTCGCGCTTCTCTGCAGATCGGCGAATTGTCGACCCTGGCTGAGAGGATCGGCATCCCTGTTATCGGCAACTTCCGGGCACGAGACTTGGCTGCCGGCGGTGAAGGCGCACCATTGGTTCCATACGCAGACCTGATCCTGTTTCGTGATCCGCAGAAAGGGAGACTGCTGCAGAACATCGGCGGAATCGGCAACGTCACGGTGATTCCGGCTGCTGCTGGTCTTGACCAGATATACGCTTTCGATACGGGGCCGGGCAATATGCTGATCGACGAGTTGGTCAACCGGGAAACAGGCGGACGGGAGCGTTTTGACGCCAGTGGTCGAATCGCCTCTGCCGGACGTGTCTGTGAGGAACTGCTGCACCAGTTCCTGCAGGATGAATACTATCAGATGCCCCCGCCAAAAAGTACGGGACGTGAAGTGTACGGCAGAGGATTTGCCGATCGTTTTGTCAGCGAAGGGGAGAAGCTGCAACTCGCGTTTGCCGATCTGATTGCTACGGCAACAGCGTTGACAGCCCGAACGATTACGGATGCTTATCGGCAGCACGTGTTTCCACAGGTAAACATAAAAGAAGTGATCGTCTCCGGCGGCGGGGCCCATAACCTGACGCTGCTTGAGATGATGAGGCGGGATTTGCCGTCAGACGTTACGCTGACGACGACCGCCGAGTACGGTGTGCCGGACGATGCCAAAGAAGCGGTGGCGTTTGCGATTCTGGGACACGAAACATTGATGGACAGACCGAGCAATGTTCCATCCGTGACAGGCGCTTCCCGACCTGTCATCCTGGGGAATGTATGCTGGTAG